The Polaribacter sp. KT25b genome contains the following window.
GAACCTACAGAACAACTTATTGGAAATTACCTTTTAGTACCAAGAGAATGTGGAGATTGTACAGTATTAGGTAGTAATGTTAAACCAACTTTTTGGATAGATTAAAAAATAAAAACAAACATGAAAAATAAAATAATATTATTTATTTTACTGGTTACAGCATCATTTAATTTTTTTGGCCAAACAAAAATAAATGACAATGAATATGAATATGAAACTTTTAAGTCTTTACCACAAGAAAGTATTTATATACACTCTAATACCAACTTTATTTTAACAGGAGAAAAGTTATTATACAAAGTATATACCGTTAATTCTCTTACTAAAACAAATAGCTCTTTAAGTAAAATTGCTTACGTTGAGTTAATTAATGAACGTAAAGAAAGTGTTCTAAAACAAAAAATACGATTAACAAATGGTATTGGAAAAGGTGATATTTTTATTACTAGTGAAATTGAAACTGGTAATTACAAATTAATTGGTTACACAGAATGGATGAAAAATAATAACTTATTTTTTCAAGAAAGTGTAACAATTATAAATCCTTTTTCTGGCAAAATAATATCCATCAAAAATAAAACTGAAGAAGAAAAAGTTTCAAATAATAAAGAAGGTAAAACTACAGAAAACAATGCTCTTTTAGATTTAAACTTAAAAAGTGATACTTATGGCAAACGACAAAAAGTAGTTCTTAAATTATCTTTAAAAAATAAAGAAAAAATATCTGGAGATTTCTCTGTTTCTGTTAGACAAGTAAATACTATAAAGAAAAATAAAAAACAAAACACTACTCTTTTTACAGAAAGTTTATCAAAATTAAAACCTACAGCTTCTAATTCAACTAACACTATTTACTTACCAGAATTTAGAGGAGAACTAATTAGCGGAAAAATAGAAGCTACAAATGCTTCAATTGAAAATATTAGAATTGGTTTATCATTAATTCAAAAAAATGGAATTTTTAAAATTACTAATACCGATAAAAATGGATTATTTTATTTTAATATTTCTGAAAAATACGATTCTGAAAAAGCATATTTCCAAGTTTTAGAAGATAATAAAGAAGCGTATTCTATTAAAATTACAGAAAATAAAGGTCTAAATTTAAATAACCTTGTTTTTAATCCTATTGAAATAGATACTAAAACTAATGATCTTATTTTAGAGAGAACTGCGCATATTCAAATAGAAAATGCTTTTCATGAGTTAAAACAAGATCCAATTGTAGCACATAAATCTATTGAAAATGTATATGAAAATAAATTTACAACCATAAATTTAGACGATTATACAAGATTTAAAACAATAAGAGAAACAATGGTTGAAATTATTCCTAATTCTTGGGTTACCAAAAATGGAGATAATTATGCTTTTCATGTAAGAGATTACAACAAAACTATTAACTACAATTCTGCACCGCTTTTATTAATTGATGGCTATATAATTACAAATCCAAATGAGTTAATAAAATTTAGCTCAAAAAAAGTAAGCAAAATTTCTATCTCACAAGAAATATTTAAATTTAATTCTAAAATATACGAAGGTGTTATTCGATTTGAAACCTATAAAGGAGATTATACACCAATTGTAACAAAAGGAGTTATAGAAACCAATATTACAAAACCAATAGCATCAAAAGAATATTATACACAAGTTTATGAAAATAATTCAGATACTTTTAAAAGAATTCCAGATTATAGAACACAACTTTTATGGCAACCAAATTTAGATTTAAATCAGCAAGAAATTTCTTTTTTCACGTCTGATGTATCTGGAGATTTTGAAGTATCTATAGAAGGGTTTACATCCAAAGGAACTCCTTTATCTGTTAAAAAAATGATTTATGTAAAATAAACCCAATTAATTGTACTCGAAAAAATATATTTTTCGAGTACAATTAATATTTCTTACAACTCTATTAAATATTCTACTTCCTCTCCTTTAATAGAAGCTCTTAAACGAAATTACATGTATTATTTAGACAATTCGCCTACAGAATTACGTCCTGGAAAATACCAATTAGTACCAAAAAAATGTGGAGATTGTACAGTTCTTGGAAGTAATATTAAACCAACTTTTTGGGTAGATTAATTTAATAATTACAAATTAAAACATCCTAAATACTAATGATCTACAAAACCACGCATAATAACTGTGTTTTTTGTTTACTTTTAATTTTTAAAAAATAAAAGGATTTTGAATTTCTTAGCACACCTCTACTTATCTCAAAATAACCCCAATATTATGATTGGCAATTTTATTGCAGATCATATTAGAGGTAATAATTATGAAGAATATTCTAAAGAAATTCAGCAAGGAATACTTTTACATAGAGAAATAGATACGTTTACAGATGCTCATAAAATTGTTAGAAAAAGCAAAAGACGTTTACATGAAAGATATAGACATTATGATGGCGTAATTATCGATATTTTTTTTGATTATTTTTTAGCTAAAAACTGGGCAGATTATTCTGCAATTCCTTTGGATGTGTATACAAATGCAATCAATCTTTTTTTTGATGAAATTTCATCAGAATTACCTTTAAAATCACAACAATTCATCAAATACATGATTGAATATAACATTCTTTTTAATTATCAATTTCAAGATGGAATTGAAAAAGTTTTAAACGGAATGAACAACAGAACGAAAGGAAAATCTCAAATGAATTTAGCTATCGAAGATTTACAAATTTTGCACAAAGAATTCGAAGACGATTTTACTGTATTCTTTAAAGATTTACAATATTTCACTAATCAGAAATTAACAGAGTTAACTAAAATTAAGTAATTATCTTTATGCTGATTTTATTTTAACCTTCTTATAATAAAATTAAACTTTATAATAATAAGAACCTAAAATCTATTCTGGTTGCTTAAAATTAATAAATTATGAAAAAAAACATTCTACTTTTTACGCTATCATTATTACTTGTCAATTGTAAATCAGAAATAAAAAAAGAAAAAACCACTGGTTTAATTACTCAAAAAGCAATGGTAGTTACCGCTAGAGAAGAAGCTTCTAAAATTGGTGTAGTTATTTTAAAAAAAGGTGGTAATGCTTTTGACGCAATGGTTGCAACAGAAATGGCCTTAGCAGTTGCTTATCCTTTTGCAGGAAATCTAGGTGGTGGAGGTTTTATGGTTTACAGAAAAAATGATGGTGAAATTGGCGGTTTAGATTATAGAGAAAAAGCACCTTTAGCAGCTACAAAAAACATGTATTTAGATAATGAAGGCAACATCATTGATGGCAAAAGTACAGAAGGAGCAACTGCTATAGGAATTCCAGGAACAGTTGCTGGTGTTTTTGCTGTTCATGAAAAATTTGGAACATTAACTATTAAAGAAATTTTAGAACCTGTAATTCAACTTGCAAAACGAGGTGTAATTGTTACAGATAAACAAGCCAAGAGAATTAAAAATTATAAAGATTTGTTTTTAAAAGTAAATAAAGATGCTATACTTTTTACTAAAAATTGGCAAGAAAATGACTCAATAAAATATCCTGCTTTAGCAGAAACTTTAACTTTAATTCAAAAAAACGGAAAAGATGAATTTTATAAAGGAGAAACAGCAAAACGTTTGGTAAAATTTATTCAAGCAAATGGCGGAATTATCACTTTAGAGGATTTAGCTAAATACGAAGCAAAATGGAGAACTCCTGTAACTTTTACTTATGATGATCTAAAAATAATTTCAATGTCTCCACCTTCTAGCGGTGGTATTTGTTTAGCGCAAATTATGAACGCTTTAGAACCTTTTGATTTAGATAAATTTGGTCATAATAGTACAAAATCTATTCAACTAATTACCGAAGCAGAAAGAAGAGCTTATGCAGATAGAAGTTACTTTTTAGGCGATCCTGATTTTGTAACAATTCCGCAACAAGAATTAATTTCAAAAGCATATTCTAATAAAAGAATGGCAGGTTTTAGTTTTGAAAAAGCAACTAAATCTTCTGATGTTTCACATGGAAATATCGAAATTATAGAAAGTGATGAAACAACACATTATTCTATTGTAGACCAATTTGGCAATGCTGTTTCTGTTACAACAACTCTAAACGGAGCATATGGTTCTAAACTATATTGTTCTGAATTAGGTTTCTTTTTAAACAACGAAATGGATGATTTTTCTAGCAAACCTGGTGTACCAAATATGTTTGGTTTAATTGGTGCAAAAGCCAATGAAATTCAACCAGAAAAAAGAATGTTAAGTTCTATGACACCAACAATTGTAGAAAAAAACAATAAACTTTTTATGGTTGTTGGAACTCCAGGAGGATCAACAATTATAACATCCGTTTTACAAACTATTTTAAATGTGCACGAATATAAAATGGGCATGCAAGAAGCCGTAAATGCAGCAAGATTTCATCATCAATGGTTGCCAGATGTAGTTAAAATGGAACCAAATAGTTTTGATAAAAAAACAATCACCGAACTAGAAAAATTAGGTTATAATATTGATGAAACTACCTCTAGAATTATTGGTAAAGTTTCTGCAATTTTAGTATTGCCTAACGATAATTTAGAAGGCGGCGCAGATAAACGTGGCGATGATACTGCAGTTGGATTTTAAGGGTTTAGGGTTTAGGGTTTAGGGTTTAGGGTTTAGGTAAAACTAAAAAATCTATGACATTTAATGTTCTCGAAACAAAATTCCTAAAAAAAATAACTCAAACTAAAAAACTTTTAAACTTTTAAACTTTTAAACTTTTAAACTTTTAAACTTTTAAACAAAGCTAAAAAATTGAAACCAACAACGAATACCTAACAACAAATACCTAATACCTAAAAATGATACAACCATTTCACTTAGCAATTCCGGTGCAAAATTTAGAAAAATGTAGAACTTTTTACAGAGATATCTTAAACTGTGAAGAAGGAAGAAGTACAGAAAATTGGGTCGATTTTAATTTCTTCGGACATCAATTGGTTATTCATCAAAAAGATGATTTTAAACCGGAAAGAATTTCAAATCCTGTTGATGGACATGATGTTCCTGTTCCGCATTTTGGAGTCGTTTTAACTTGGGAAGATTGGCATGTATTATCAGAAAGATTAAAAGCTGCAAACACAAAATTTGAAATTGAGCCTTGCATCCGTTTTAAAGGAAAAGTGGGAGAACAAGCTACTATGTTTTTTAAAGACCCAGAAAATAATGCTTTAGAATTTAAAGCTTTTCAAGACATGAGCCAATTGTTTGCCAAATAATGCAATTAGTAGAAACTCATATTGTAGAAAAATTAGAAATCCCAATTCGTTTTCAAGAATACGGTGTAGGGATTTTTAATACAATTCCTACAAAATCCGGTATTAAAAAAGCCATTAAAAAAGAACTTATTTTTATTGATGGAATTTTAGCAACAACCTCTAAATATATTTCTGGCGGCGAAAAAATTGAACTTTTTGAATCTGAAAATTCATCACCTTTTGAAAGATTACAACTAGATTTGGAGGTTTTATTTGAAGATGATTATTTAGCTATTATTTATAAACCTGCAGGAATTTTGGTTAGCGGAAATAAATTTGTAACCATTGCAAATGGATTAACACAAAACTTAAAAAAAAGTAATTTATCTGATGCTGTAAAACCTCAACCTATCCACAGATTAGATTATCCAACAAGTGGACTTTTATTAATAGGAAAAACAAGTGCTTCTATTATTGAATTAGGTAAATTATTTAAGAATAAAGAAATACAGAAAACCTATTTTGCAATTTCTATTGGTAAAATGAATTCTGAGGGTTTTATCAATTCTTTTGTTGATAAAAAGGAAGCTTATACAAATTATACCGTTTTACAATCTGTAATATCTAAACGTTTTGAGTTTTTAAATTTGATAAAACTACTGCCTAAAACAGGTAGAAAACATCAATTAAGAAAACATTTATTCTCAATAGGAAATCCTATTTTGGGTGACAAAGAATACTTTTTGGATGACAAAATTTTAAACGGAAAAGGATTGTATTTACACGCTGCTACTTTAGAGTTTATACATCCGTTTACGAAAGAAAAAATATCTATTTCAAAAGAGTTGCCAAAGAAATTTACCAAGATTTTTCCTAAATATTAAAGTAAAAAACATCTCGATACAATTTTTCGAAAATAAAAAATCACTCGATGTGATATTATGTAAATTAAACTGATTGTGAGTAATGTCAGTTCGAGTGAAATTTCTTTTTCAGAAATTTTGTATCGAGAACATTTTAAATTTGAATAACTTCCTTCATCGTTTTAGAAAGTCTGTTTATCAACTCAATCATTTCTTGTTCATTATACGCTGCAAAACCCATTCTTATAGAATTATGCCCAGAATTCGCATTATCATAACGTTGCCACTCGCCTATTTCTAGTTTGTGTTTTTTAGCAATTTCTGATATTGTTTTCCAAGAATATTTTTTATCTAAAGTAATCCAAACTGCCATTCCTCCTTTTGGTTTCTCAAAATTAAAAATAGTTGAAAACTCTTCTTTTAAAAGTTTACAAAACAAATCTCTTCTAGTTTTATAAACTTTCATCACTTTCTTAATGTGTCTGTCTAAATCTCCCGATTTTATAAAATCTTCAAAAGTCAATTCTAACAAAGCATCTCCTTGTCTATCAATAAATCTACGTTGATTTGCTGCTTCATTTACAAATTCTTTTGGTGCAATTACATATCCAACTCTAAAAACTGGCGCAACCGTTTTACAAACAGAGCCAATATAAATTACGTTTCCGTTTATATCATGACTTGCCAAAGGTAAAATTGGCGAATGATTATAATTAAAATCATAATCGTAATCATCTTCTATAATTGCAAAATTGAATTTCTTCGCTAAATTTAATAAATGAATTCTTCTTTCTGCAGATAAAGTAACTGTTGTAGGGTGATGATGATGAGAAGTTACATACACTGCATTTATTGATTTTTGCTTACAAATTTGTTCAATTTCATCGGTTACCAAACCATTTTCATCCACCGAAACTCTTACCAAATTTGTTTTTCTTTGTAAAAAATTAGTATCTGCAGAAGTATAATTTGTCTGTCCTACAATAATGTTATCATTCTCTTGTAACAATAATTTTGCAGATAAAAAAATGCCCATTTGACTTCCTCTGGTAATCAAAACATTGTCTTTATGAATGTTTAATCCACGTGTTTTATTTAAGTAATCTGCCAACGTAATCCGTAATTTTTCATTCCCAAAAAGTGATCCATAAGACATTTCTTTATAAATATCTTTTCTACTACAAATCCGCCTATAAGTTCTTGCCAAATCTTCTGTTGGCGTTAATCTTGCATCAGAAACACCATCATTTAAATACATAAAACCCTCTTTAATTTCTGGCGATATTCTTTCTAAGGATTTGTCTTTATAAAATTGAAATCCAATATTACTTATAGGTAAAATCTCTTTTTTTGATATAAATTCTTGTTGATGTAATTCTGGTAGTTTTGCATTGATAAACGTTCCTTTTTTAGAAATACTTTCTACCCAACCTTGCAACAATAATTCCTCATAACAAGCCACAACCGTTTTTCTGTGTACTTGCAGCATTTCTGACAATGTTCTACTTCCTGGCAACTTTGTTTCTGGTATTAATTTTCGTTCTTTAATCAATGCTATAAATTGATTAGATAACTGTAAATAAAGAGCTTGTTTACTTTTTCTATTTAACTGAAAGCTGGTTTTATATGGAAACATAAACTGGACTATTATTTATTTTAATTCTGGACGATTACAAGAGTCCATAAATATAGTATTTTTGATAAACAAAACAACTAATTATGAATAAAAAAGATTTGCAACCTAAAGAATACCACGAATATTACGCTAGATATATTGATAAAGTAGATGAAAACATCGAATTAAATATTGGTTTTGAAGTTGATAAAAAAATGGTAGTCGACTTTTTTAATACCATTCCTAAAGAAAAACAAGAATTTAGATATCAACCTGAAAAATGGACAATTAAAGAAGTTTTGCAGCATATTATAGATACTGAACGTGTTTTTATCTATCGTTTATTTTGTATTGCCAGAAACGACAAAACTGCTTTTCCTGGATATGAGCAAGATGATTACATAGCACCATCTGAAGCTAATAAAAAATCGATGGAAGACTTAATTGAAGAATTTTCTATCACTCGTTTGTCTTCGTTAAATTTAATTAAAAGTATTTCTAAAGAAAACTTAAAAAATTTAGGAACTGCAAGCGACTCTACAATTTCTGCAAGAGCTTGTGCTTTTATTCTTTTAGGACACAGTGTTTGGCATATAGAAATCATAAAAGAAAGATATTTATAATGTTAGAAATTAGAAGAGCAAATAGTAACGATGCAACACATATTGCTTTGTTAGGTAGAATTACCTACACAGAATCTCATGGAAATTTTATAGAAGACAAACAAAATTTATTAGATTTTTATAAAAAGTATTATGCTGTAGCTCAAATTAAGTCAGAAATAAATGATGAAAATAATTTATTTTGGATTGTTTTTATTGATGAATTACCAATCGGTTTTGCAAAGCTTTCTTTAAATGTAAATTATGCTGATTCTAAAGACACAAATTTCTGTAAATTACAAAGATTGTATATTTTAAATGATTTTATCAACTTAAAAATTGGTTCTCAATTACAAGATCTTATTCTACAAAAAGCAATCGATTTACAATTTAAAACAATTTGGTTAACTGCTTATTATAAAAATATAAAAGGAATTAAATTTTATCAAAAATACGGTTTTAAAGAAGTTGGAAGCATCGATTTTTTTGTAGGAGAAACAAATTATGAAAACTTAATTTTTGCCAAAGAACTATAATTATGGAAGAATATCAAAAATCAAAATTAAATCGTGTTAAAAGAGGTGCAAATAGAGCTACTTATGATGTTGATAAAATCAACACTATTTTAGATGCTGGTTTTTTATGTTATGTAGGTTATATCTACGAAGGAAAACCAATTACAATTCCGATGGCATATGCTAGACAAGATGATAAAATTTACATTCACGGTTCTACTGCAAACCGAATGTTACTTTCTATTTTAGAAAGCGGAGAAACATCAATAACTGTCATGCATTTAGACGGATTGGTTTTGGCTCGTTCTGGTTTTCATCATTCTGTAAATTATAGATCTGTTACGCTGTTTGGAAGTTTACAAAAAGTGGAAGAAGAAGCTGATAAAACCGAAATTTTAAAATGGATTGTCAATCAAATGGTGCCCAATCAATGGGATTCTTTGAGACCGATGAATCAAAAGGAATTAGACAGAACTTTGGTAGTAGAATTTACGATTGAAACTGCTTCTGCAAAAGTAAGAGAAACAGGTGTTGCTGATGAGCCAGAAGATTATAATGAAGATGTTTGGGCAGGAATTGTACCTGTAAAACAAGTCGCAGAATACCCGATTGCAGATAAAGGAAAACCACAGCAAATGGAAATACCAAAACACATTTTAGATTATTATGAAGCCAACAAATAGTTTCTTCTTTTAAAAAATGATATTTTAGCTTCTGATTTTTTAATTTATAAAAATGAAGAAGCTTTTTAAATTTATCGGAATTATATTATTACTTATAATTGCTGCTATTACTATTTATTATTTTGTAAATAATGAAGCTTTACCAAAAGGTAAAAAAGGAAAAGAAGCTGAGGCTTTGGCAACTAAAATGTTTGATGCATTAAACCATGAAGCTTATGAAAATACCGAAGTTTTAAAATGGAGTTTTAGAAACGAACACCACTATACTTGGTATAAAAAAGAAAATATTGTACATATTTCTTGGGCGCAATACAAAGTAACGCTACACACTAAAGAAATAGAAAAATCTGAAGTTTATATTGATGGTAAACTTACTGACAACAAAGAAATCGTTAAAAAAGCACAAGATTTTTTTAACAACGATTCTTTTTGGTTAATTGCACCTTATAAAATTTTTGATGGTGGTACAGAAAGAAGCATTGTAAAACACGAAGACCAAGATGCACTTTTAATAACTTACACTTCTGGTGGCTCTACTCCAGGTGATTCTTATTTATGGATTTTAGATGAAAACTATTTGCCAACTTCTTTTAAAATGTGGACTTCAATAATTCCTATTGGTGGCGTTTCTGCAACTTGGTCTGATTTAAAAAACACAAAATCTGGTATAAAATTACCTACAAAACATACACTTTCTTTATTTGGATTAGAAATACCAATGGGCAATGTAAAAGCCTATAACGAAAAAGCAGATGTTTTGGCTAATATTGTTTTAAAAGCCATTAAGCATAAAAATTATGAAAATACTCGTTTTATAGAATGGAGTTTTGCTGGTAAACGTTCTTTTAAATGGGATAAAGAAAAACATATTGTAGATGTTTCTTGGGATACAATTCGTGTAAATTTACATCCGCAGGAAAAAGAAAAAAGTACGGTTTTTTACAATGAAAAAAAGCAAGAAATTGCTGATACTAAAATTGTAAAAAGAGCTTGGGATATTTTTAATAACGATTCTTTTTGGTTAGTTGCTCCGCATAAATTATTTGATTACGGAACTATTAGAAATATTGTTTCTATTAATAATAAAAACGCCCTAAAAGTTACTTACACAACTGGTGGCTCAACTCCTGGAGATTCATATATTTGGATTTTAGACGAAAATAACATTCCTAAAAGTTATAAAATGAATGTTCCAAGTATGAAAATGAATGGCGTAAATGCTACTTGGCAAGATTGGATTACAACAGAAAGTGGCACATTATTACCAACAAATCACACATTTGATAGCGGAAAAAAATTAAGCATGGGAGACGTAAAAGCATACAACTAATGACCTCAAAACATATTTCAAACGGAATTTTAAGAGCGCTTGCAATTGTCGTAGGAATTTTACTTTTATTGTATTTTTTAGTAAAAATTCAATCTGTAATTATCTATATTATTATTGCTGCTGTTTTATCATTAATCGGTAGACCTATAATTTTATTTTTAAGAAATAAATTAAAATTTCCAAACACAATTGCGGTAATTTCTACAATGATATTAATGCTTAGTTTATTAACTGGTTTAGTGGTTTTGTTTATTCCTTTAGTTTTAGAACAAGGAAAAAGTTTATCGCTACTAGAAGTAGATGTTTTACAAGCAAAAATTCAAGATATTTTTAATCAAATTACAGCTTATTTTTCATCAAAAGGAATAGATGTTTTGCAAAAATTTGAAAACTTTGATTTTGTTTCTCAATTTAAAACAATTCCTAATATTTTAAACTCAATAATTGGCGCCTTAGGTTCTTTAAGTGTAGGATTATTATCTGTTTTGTTTATTTCATTTTTTCTGATGAAAGACAGTCAATTACTTAAAAAAGGATTGCTAACACTAATGCCAAGTAATAATTCTGAGGGCAGATTCTCTAAATCTTTAGAAACTATAAACAATTTACTGTCAAGGTATTTTATTGGCTTAATTTTTCAAATTACAATTCTGTTTGTTATTTATACAATTATTTTATTAATTTTCGGAATTTCAAACGCTGTTGTCATCGCTTTTTTATGCGCTTTGTTAAACTTAATTCCTTATGTTGGTCCATTAATTGGTGGTATTTTAATGTTTTTCTTATCAATGACAAGTAACATTGGTTTAGATTTTCAATCAGAAATTTTACCAACTTCTTTATGGATTTTATTTTGCTACGGATTGGCACAATTATTAGATAATTTTGTAAGTCAGCCAGTAATTTTTTCTAGAACAACAAAATCTCATCCTTTAGAAATTTTTTTAATAATTGTTATTTGTGGAATTTTATTTGGTGTTGTAGGTATGATAACTGCTGTACCATTATATACTGCTTTAAAAGTGATTTTAAAAGAATTTTTATCAGAAAATAAAATTGTAAAATCCTTAACGAAAGATATTTAACAGAATTTGAAATTAGCTATTTTACAACCAGAAGTTCAGCAATTTATTGTTGATAATTTAAAGTCAGATATTACAAAACTGATTTTAAAAGGAAGTCCTTTTGATAAAATTTCTACACAAGAATTGGCGAATCAAATTGTTGCAAAACAAAAATCTGAACATAAATTAGCTACTTGGTTTGCTACAGAAAATATTTATTATCCGCCAAAAATTAGCATTGAACAAACCTCATCAGAAATTACTGCAAATTACAAATCTAATCTCGTAAAAGGAGATTCAATAATAGATATTACAGGTGGTTTTGGTGTAGATTGTTTTTATTTTTCCAAGCAATTTAAAAGTGTTTTTCATTGTGAGATAAATAAGGAGTTATCAACAATTGTAAAGCATAATTATCAACAATTAAAAGTAGAAAATATTGATACTTTTTCTGGTGATGGAATTGATTTTCTTAAAAAATCAGCTCAAACTTTCGATTGTATTTATATAGATCCATCAAGAAGAAATGATATAAAAGGAAAAGTTTTTTTACTAAAAGATTGCTTGCCAAATGTGCCAGAAATTATCGATTTTCTTTTTTCTAAAAGCAATCAAATTCTTATTAAAAACTCACCTATTTTAGATATTTCAAGTGCAATATCAGAATTAAAATTTGTAAAAGAAATTCATGTAATTGCTATAAAAAATGAAGTAAAAGAAGTGCTTTTTTTATTAGAAAAAAACTACGATAAAAGCATCAAAATAAAAACCATCAATAGTATAAATAACAATGCACAGCAATTTGAATTTAATCTTAATGAAGTTATAACTTCAAATTATGCAGAACCTCTTACCTATTTGTATGAACCAAATGCTGCTATTTTAAAATCTGGTGCATTTCATCAAATAGCAACACAATTAAATATCTTTAAAATTCATCAACATTCACATTTATATACATCAGAAAAATTAATTGATTTTCCTGGAAGATGTTTTAAAATAATAGCGATTTTAAACTACGATAAGAAAAAAATTAAAAGATTAATACCTACTAATAAAGCCAATATTACTACTAGAAACTTTCCAAAAACTGTTGCCCAAATAAGAAAAGAAACCAATTTAAAAGATGGTGGAAATAGCTATTTATTTTTTACAACAAACATTCAAAATAAATTAATTTGTATTCTTTGTTCTAAAAGTTAAAATCAATTAAAGTAACTAGATTTTAAAAGCTATTACATTTTTAGTAAGTTTGTGTAGAAAGCATTACTTTCATATTTATGCAAACAACATCATATCAAGGTTTAAAATTATCGTTCTCTAATCAGTTAAAAACTGAAGACTTTTTGGTGGTAGAAGCACCGCTTCAAATAAACATTAATAACGAGGCTTATACAGTTGTTATGA
Protein-coding sequences here:
- a CDS encoding ACP phosphodiesterase, coding for MIGNFIADHIRGNNYEEYSKEIQQGILLHREIDTFTDAHKIVRKSKRRLHERYRHYDGVIIDIFFDYFLAKNWADYSAIPLDVYTNAINLFFDEISSELPLKSQQFIKYMIEYNILFNYQFQDGIEKVLNGMNNRTKGKSQMNLAIEDLQILHKEFEDDFTVFFKDLQYFTNQKLTELTKIK
- the ggt gene encoding gamma-glutamyltransferase, which encodes MKKNILLFTLSLLLVNCKSEIKKEKTTGLITQKAMVVTAREEASKIGVVILKKGGNAFDAMVATEMALAVAYPFAGNLGGGGFMVYRKNDGEIGGLDYREKAPLAATKNMYLDNEGNIIDGKSTEGATAIGIPGTVAGVFAVHEKFGTLTIKEILEPVIQLAKRGVIVTDKQAKRIKNYKDLFLKVNKDAILFTKNWQENDSIKYPALAETLTLIQKNGKDEFYKGETAKRLVKFIQANGGIITLEDLAKYEAKWRTPVTFTYDDLKIISMSPPSSGGICLAQIMNALEPFDLDKFGHNSTKSIQLITEAERRAYADRSYFLGDPDFVTIPQQELISKAYSNKRMAGFSFEKATKSSDVSHGNIEIIESDETTHYSIVDQFGNAVSVTTTLNGAYGSKLYCSELGFFLNNEMDDFSSKPGVPNMFGLIGAKANEIQPEKRMLSSMTPTIVEKNNKLFMVVGTPGGSTIITSVLQTILNVHEYKMGMQEAVNAARFHHQWLPDVVKMEPNSFDKKTITELEKLGYNIDETTSRIIGKVSAILVLPNDNLEGGADKRGDDTAVGF
- a CDS encoding VOC family protein; its protein translation is MIQPFHLAIPVQNLEKCRTFYRDILNCEEGRSTENWVDFNFFGHQLVIHQKDDFKPERISNPVDGHDVPVPHFGVVLTWEDWHVLSERLKAANTKFEIEPCIRFKGKVGEQATMFFKDPENNALEFKAFQDMSQLFAK
- a CDS encoding RluA family pseudouridine synthase — encoded protein: MQLVETHIVEKLEIPIRFQEYGVGIFNTIPTKSGIKKAIKKELIFIDGILATTSKYISGGEKIELFESENSSPFERLQLDLEVLFEDDYLAIIYKPAGILVSGNKFVTIANGLTQNLKKSNLSDAVKPQPIHRLDYPTSGLLLIGKTSASIIELGKLFKNKEIQKTYFAISIGKMNSEGFINSFVDKKEAYTNYTVLQSVISKRFEFLNLIKLLPKTGRKHQLRKHLFSIGNPILGDKEYFLDDKILNGKGLYLHAATLEFIHPFTKEKISISKELPKKFTKIFPKY
- a CDS encoding PLP-dependent aminotransferase family protein — translated: MFPYKTSFQLNRKSKQALYLQLSNQFIALIKERKLIPETKLPGSRTLSEMLQVHRKTVVACYEELLLQGWVESISKKGTFINAKLPELHQQEFISKKEILPISNIGFQFYKDKSLERISPEIKEGFMYLNDGVSDARLTPTEDLARTYRRICSRKDIYKEMSYGSLFGNEKLRITLADYLNKTRGLNIHKDNVLITRGSQMGIFLSAKLLLQENDNIIVGQTNYTSADTNFLQRKTNLVRVSVDENGLVTDEIEQICKQKSINAVYVTSHHHHPTTVTLSAERRIHLLNLAKKFNFAIIEDDYDYDFNYNHSPILPLASHDINGNVIYIGSVCKTVAPVFRVGYVIAPKEFVNEAANQRRFIDRQGDALLELTFEDFIKSGDLDRHIKKVMKVYKTRRDLFCKLLKEEFSTIFNFEKPKGGMAVWITLDKKYSWKTISEIAKKHKLEIGEWQRYDNANSGHNSIRMGFAAYNEQEMIELINRLSKTMKEVIQI
- a CDS encoding DinB family protein, translated to MNKKDLQPKEYHEYYARYIDKVDENIELNIGFEVDKKMVVDFFNTIPKEKQEFRYQPEKWTIKEVLQHIIDTERVFIYRLFCIARNDKTAFPGYEQDDYIAPSEANKKSMEDLIEEFSITRLSSLNLIKSISKENLKNLGTASDSTISARACAFILLGHSVWHIEIIKERYL
- a CDS encoding GNAT family N-acetyltransferase, with amino-acid sequence MLEIRRANSNDATHIALLGRITYTESHGNFIEDKQNLLDFYKKYYAVAQIKSEINDENNLFWIVFIDELPIGFAKLSLNVNYADSKDTNFCKLQRLYILNDFINLKIGSQLQDLILQKAIDLQFKTIWLTAYYKNIKGIKFYQKYGFKEVGSIDFFVGETNYENLIFAKEL
- a CDS encoding pyridoxamine 5'-phosphate oxidase family protein — its product is MEEYQKSKLNRVKRGANRATYDVDKINTILDAGFLCYVGYIYEGKPITIPMAYARQDDKIYIHGSTANRMLLSILESGETSITVMHLDGLVLARSGFHHSVNYRSVTLFGSLQKVEEEADKTEILKWIVNQMVPNQWDSLRPMNQKELDRTLVVEFTIETASAKVRETGVADEPEDYNEDVWAGIVPVKQVAEYPIADKGKPQQMEIPKHILDYYEANK